One genomic segment of Amycolatopsis sp. Hca4 includes these proteins:
- a CDS encoding transketolase family protein: MTTQVTRKQMRTVFAETVIESLAADPRVVMLTADISSWFFWDLKKDFPDRVHNFGIREQAMIDIAGGFALAGQRPVVHTYAPFLVERPFEQLKIGLGHQDVGAVLVSVGASYDDPSWGRTHQAPGDVALLDTLPGWTVHVPGHEDEVAPLLSQAIAGDNRVYVRLSERANSEPVPVSDRFTVLRQGRKGVVVAVGPVLDQVLAATATADVTVLYAATIRPFDHAGLRAAVNAAAPNVVLVEPYLRGTSAFEVTEALADVPHRLRSFGTWRDREARVYGTAEEHDRLFGVDAESLAESITRFVA, from the coding sequence ATGACCACGCAGGTGACCAGGAAGCAGATGCGGACGGTCTTCGCCGAGACGGTGATCGAGTCGCTGGCCGCGGACCCGCGGGTGGTCATGCTGACCGCCGACATCTCGTCGTGGTTCTTCTGGGACCTGAAGAAGGACTTCCCGGACCGCGTCCACAACTTCGGCATCCGCGAGCAGGCGATGATCGACATCGCCGGCGGCTTCGCGCTGGCCGGTCAGCGGCCGGTGGTGCACACGTACGCGCCGTTCCTGGTCGAGCGGCCGTTCGAGCAGCTCAAGATCGGCCTCGGCCACCAGGACGTCGGCGCGGTGCTGGTCAGCGTCGGCGCGTCCTACGACGACCCGTCGTGGGGCCGCACCCACCAGGCACCGGGCGACGTGGCCCTGCTGGACACGCTGCCGGGCTGGACGGTGCACGTCCCGGGCCACGAGGACGAGGTCGCGCCCCTGCTGAGCCAGGCCATCGCGGGCGACAACCGGGTCTACGTCCGGCTGTCCGAACGCGCGAACAGCGAGCCGGTGCCGGTGTCGGACCGGTTCACCGTGCTGCGCCAGGGCCGCAAGGGCGTGGTGGTCGCGGTGGGCCCGGTGCTGGACCAGGTCCTGGCCGCGACGGCCACGGCGGACGTCACGGTGCTGTACGCGGCCACGATCCGCCCGTTCGACCACGCCGGCCTGCGCGCGGCGGTGAACGCTGCTGCGCCGAACGTGGTGCTGGTCGAGCCGTACCTGCGCGGGACGTCGGCGTTCGAGGTGACCGAGGCGCTGGCGGACGTCCCGCACCGCCTCCGCTCGTTCGGCACCTGGCGCGACCGCGAGGCCCGCGTCTACGGAACGGCCGAGGAGCACGACCGCCTGTTCGGCGTCGACGCCGAGTCACTCGCGGAATCGATCACCCGCTTCGTCGCCTGA
- a CDS encoding thiamine pyrophosphate-dependent enzyme encodes MQMTEENLRGLFGRMTGDEKHGWAAASTLHAIWVLYERVLNVSPSNIDDPDRDRFYLSKGHGPMAYYAVLAAKGFMAPETLDTWRQWGSPLGMHPDRTLAPGVEISAGSLGHGLPLGVGTALGLRAQGREARVFVLMGDGEFDEGSNHETMAIAGRLGLDRLTAIVIDNKTASLGWPGGIAGRFEQEGWAATTVDGRDHDALEKALTGETDGRPRAVVAEILPIEEGAAG; translated from the coding sequence ATGCAGATGACCGAAGAGAACCTCCGCGGCCTGTTCGGCCGGATGACGGGGGACGAGAAGCACGGCTGGGCCGCGGCGTCGACGCTGCACGCGATCTGGGTGCTCTACGAGCGCGTGCTGAACGTGTCGCCGTCGAACATCGACGACCCCGACCGCGACCGGTTCTACCTCTCCAAGGGCCACGGCCCGATGGCCTACTACGCGGTGCTCGCCGCGAAGGGCTTCATGGCGCCGGAGACGCTGGACACCTGGCGGCAGTGGGGCTCGCCGCTCGGCATGCACCCCGACCGCACCCTGGCGCCCGGCGTGGAGATCAGCGCCGGTTCGCTGGGCCACGGGCTGCCGCTCGGCGTCGGCACCGCGCTCGGGCTGCGGGCACAGGGCCGCGAGGCCCGCGTGTTCGTCCTGATGGGCGACGGCGAGTTCGACGAGGGCAGCAACCACGAGACGATGGCGATCGCCGGACGGCTCGGGCTGGACCGGCTCACCGCGATCGTCATCGACAACAAGACGGCCAGCCTCGGCTGGCCGGGCGGCATCGCCGGGCGCTTCGAGCAGGAGGGCTGGGCCGCGACCACGGTCGACGGCCGCGACCACGACGCGCTGGAGAAGGCGCTGACCGGGGAGACCGACGGGCGGCCGCGTGCCGTCGTCGCGGAGATCCTGCCGATCGAGGAAGGGGCCGCCGGATGA
- a CDS encoding 27-O-demethylrifamycin SV methyltransferase: protein MTKPTPNEIGKGYDAFADLLDQLWGENLHHGYWDDESATLEEATTRLTDRLAAMLPLRAGDRLLDIGCGNGEPAIRMATANDVMVTGISISEKQVERANDRAYKADVDDRVVFEYADAMDLPYEDGSFDLVWALESLHHMPDRWHVIRQAARVLRPGGRLALGDFLLVPSPAGLEADAERVREVGKGVVAVVSLDEYQEHLREAGLEPENAEDVSQYTRPSWAKAAERFEGLREQALQHIEAAQFEVTLGRFRAFSDEPSLGYVLLTARKPE, encoded by the coding sequence GTGACGAAGCCGACTCCGAACGAGATTGGTAAGGGCTACGACGCTTTCGCGGACCTGCTCGACCAGCTCTGGGGTGAGAACCTGCACCACGGGTACTGGGACGACGAGTCCGCGACGCTCGAAGAGGCCACCACGCGGCTCACCGACCGGCTGGCCGCGATGCTCCCGCTGCGGGCCGGCGACCGGCTGCTCGACATCGGCTGCGGCAACGGCGAGCCGGCGATCCGGATGGCGACGGCGAACGACGTCATGGTCACCGGCATCTCCATCAGCGAGAAGCAGGTGGAGCGGGCGAACGACCGCGCCTACAAGGCCGACGTCGACGACCGTGTCGTCTTCGAGTACGCCGACGCGATGGACCTGCCGTACGAGGACGGGTCGTTCGACCTGGTCTGGGCGCTGGAATCGCTGCACCACATGCCGGACCGCTGGCACGTCATCCGCCAGGCGGCCCGCGTGCTGCGGCCGGGCGGGCGCCTGGCGCTCGGCGACTTCCTGCTCGTCCCCAGCCCGGCCGGGCTGGAAGCCGACGCCGAGCGCGTCCGCGAGGTCGGCAAGGGCGTGGTGGCCGTGGTCTCGCTCGACGAGTACCAGGAGCACCTGCGCGAAGCCGGCCTCGAGCCCGAAAACGCCGAGGACGTCAGCCAGTACACCCGGCCGTCGTGGGCCAAGGCGGCGGAGCGGTTCGAGGGCCTGCGGGAGCAGGCGCTGCAGCACATCGAGGCCGCGCAGTTCGAGGTCACGCTGGGCCGGTTCCGCGCGTTCAGCGACGAGCCGTCGCTCGGGTACGTCCTGCTGACCGCGCGCAAGCCCGAGTGA